A single region of the Thermodesulfatator indicus DSM 15286 genome encodes:
- a CDS encoding AbrB/MazE/SpoVT family DNA-binding domain-containing protein, whose protein sequence is MLVTVTSKGQIVIPAPVRKKLNIQKGAKFVVSVEEDKIILEPVENVIRKGKGLLKDGGGEILKYLLEERKREAERFT, encoded by the coding sequence ATGCTCGTTACCGTTACTTCCAAGGGGCAGATAGTCATTCCTGCCCCGGTGCGGAAAAAATTGAACATCCAGAAAGGGGCTAAATTTGTCGTTTCCGTGGAAGAAGACAAAATAATACTAGAACCGGTGGAGAATGTTATCCGAAAAGGAAAGGGGCTGTTAAAAGACGGCGGCGGAGAAATTCTAAAATATCTCTTAGAGGAAAGAAAAAGAGAGGCTGAACGTTTTACATAA
- the cas4 gene encoding CRISPR-associated protein Cas4: protein MPNLAHLNGTIFYAYQVCPREAWFYYHRLNPSQEHDLLLLGRLVHEGSYQRARKEIFVDRLLKIDLFRDEMIAEVKKSSRHKEAAKLQLAFYLYYLKHEKGLILSGLLLFPKERKTEKVELKPELEAEIEKLLQEMLPVLTAEKPPPPVKSKFCRTCSFQEMCWG, encoded by the coding sequence ATGCCCAACCTGGCGCATCTCAACGGTACCATTTTCTATGCCTATCAGGTATGCCCGCGGGAGGCGTGGTTTTACTACCATCGTCTAAATCCCTCCCAGGAACACGACCTCCTTTTGCTTGGCCGGCTTGTACACGAGGGTTCGTACCAGCGGGCGCGGAAGGAAATTTTCGTAGACCGGCTGCTCAAGATCGACCTCTTTCGCGATGAAATGATCGCCGAGGTCAAGAAATCTTCCCGCCACAAAGAGGCCGCAAAACTTCAGCTCGCTTTCTACCTCTACTACCTGAAACACGAAAAGGGGCTTATACTTTCAGGCTTATTGCTCTTCCCAAAAGAACGAAAAACAGAAAAGGTTGAGCTTAAGCCAGAGCTTGAGGCTGAGATTGAAAAGCTCCTCCAAGAAATGCTCCCAGTCCTTACAGCCGAAAAACCACCCCCACCGGTAAAGTCAAAATTCTGCCGGACTTGTTCTTTTCAGGAAATGTGCTGGGGGTAA